A genome region from Bemisia tabaci chromosome 3, PGI_BMITA_v3 includes the following:
- the Vps28 gene encoding vacuolar protein sorting-associated protein 28 homolog encodes MMASQDSNRPELYEEVKLYRNAREREKYDNMADLYAVINTLQNLEKAYIRDCVTPEEYTAACSKLLVQFKAAFKQVQGNDFPTVESFVKKFRLDCPAALERIKEDRPITIKDDKGNTSKCIADIVSLFITIMDKLRLEIKAMDELHPDIRDLMDTMNRLSILPSDFEGKKQVQEWLNTLSNMQASDELSETQVRQLLFDLESSYNAFNKILHQT; translated from the exons ATGATGGCGTCCCAAG acTCAAATCGTCCAGAATTGTATGAAGAAGTCAAGCTGTACCGGAATGCTCGTGAGAGAGAAAA GTATGACAATATGGCAGATTTATATGCTGTCATAAATACATTGCAGAACTTGGAGAAAGCATACATTCGAGATTGTGTCACACCCGAAGAGTACACCGCtgcatgttcaaaattattAGTCCAGTTCAAAGCAGCCTTTAAGCAAGTTCAAGGAAATGACTTTCCGACTGTTGAAAGCTTTGTcaaaaaattcaga TTGGATTGTCCTGCTGCATTGGAGCGTATCAAAGAAGATAGGCCAATCACAATCAAAGACGATAAAGGGAACACCAGCAAATGCATTGCTGATATTGTTTCG ttattcaTCACAATAATGGACAAATTACGTCTAGAGATCAAAGCTATGGATGAGCTTCATCCTGATATCCGTGATCTGATGGATACAATGAATCGACTGAGCATACTACCATCTGACTTTGAAGGCAAGAAGCAAGTTCAAGAGTGGCTCAATACCCTTTCTAATATGCAGGCTTCCGATGAGTTGAGCGAAACGCAAGTCAGACAGCTGCTCTTTGACCTGGAGTCATCTTACAATGCATTCAACAAAATCCTGCATCAAACCTAA